The following coding sequences lie in one Nitrospira lenta genomic window:
- a CDS encoding TolC family protein — MSPRIFLFGFILCGLAGRTQIAWPAEVAASIYSLTDILSLAVEHSPTLAGAEGLLKQRHGQQIAAGAYPNPSISGTAGRGAIRDPSTGTRITERTVSIEQPLEWIGKRQARQDAANAGVAGADAALEETRLTLLADVKVAFYSVLFAQRDAELAAQNVAMVEEVLRTVKARVAAGEATSFDTMKAGVEAQKARKEVARAQNALIVARTRLNTLTAGSLGKQFSIQGDFLSPRQEMDIDRLTPRAVEQHPTVRRVAKLAEQAEHTVQLERESRVPNLSVQGSYHREAGDESLIAGLSLSLPLWYRRQGEIEAALGAKYRADAERLLAKHELEQAITQHTQDARTAQDQLQVFETGLLKQAEQTLTVARTSFRQGAASLLDVLDAQRVYRQTLLEYAQVRADLSIALVRLERSLGAPL; from the coding sequence ATGAGTCCCCGGATATTCTTGTTCGGCTTCATTCTGTGCGGTCTCGCGGGACGCACTCAGATCGCATGGCCCGCTGAGGTCGCCGCATCCATCTACTCATTGACCGATATCCTGTCGCTTGCCGTAGAACATAGCCCGACGCTCGCCGGTGCGGAAGGCTTGCTGAAACAGCGTCATGGTCAACAGATTGCCGCCGGCGCGTATCCCAATCCGTCGATCTCGGGGACTGCCGGCCGCGGCGCCATTCGCGATCCGAGTACCGGGACCAGGATTACCGAACGAACAGTCAGCATCGAGCAACCGTTGGAATGGATTGGGAAGCGACAGGCCCGTCAGGACGCCGCAAATGCGGGCGTGGCCGGAGCGGACGCGGCGCTGGAAGAAACCCGCCTGACGCTCCTCGCCGACGTCAAAGTGGCATTTTATTCGGTGCTCTTTGCCCAGCGCGACGCCGAACTCGCCGCGCAAAACGTGGCGATGGTCGAGGAAGTGCTGCGCACGGTGAAAGCCAGGGTCGCGGCCGGAGAAGCGACTTCCTTCGATACGATGAAAGCCGGAGTCGAGGCGCAGAAGGCCAGAAAGGAAGTCGCTCGGGCACAGAATGCCCTGATCGTGGCGAGGACACGACTCAATACGCTCACCGCCGGATCGCTGGGAAAACAGTTCTCGATCCAAGGGGATTTCCTGAGTCCCCGGCAAGAGATGGACATAGATCGTCTGACTCCTCGGGCCGTCGAGCAACATCCCACCGTACGGCGCGTCGCCAAGCTCGCGGAGCAGGCCGAGCATACCGTGCAACTCGAACGAGAATCCCGCGTCCCCAATCTCAGCGTGCAAGGCAGCTATCACCGCGAGGCGGGCGATGAATCGCTGATCGCCGGCCTGAGCCTATCCCTCCCGCTGTGGTATCGGCGGCAAGGTGAGATCGAGGCGGCCCTGGGCGCCAAATATCGGGCGGACGCTGAGCGGCTCCTGGCCAAACACGAGTTGGAGCAAGCCATCACGCAACACACGCAAGACGCGCGAACGGCCCAGGATCAACTACAGGTCTTTGAGACCGGTTTGCTGAAACAAGCCGAACAGACATTGACCGTGGCCCGCACCAGCTTCCGACAGGGCGCAGCGAGCCTGTTGGATGTGCTGGATGCCCAGCGCGTCTACCGGCAGACCTTGCTGGAATATGCCCAGGTGCGCGCGGATCTCTCGATCGCGTTAGTCCGCTTAGAGCGATCCCTGGGTGCACCTCTATGA
- a CDS encoding efflux RND transporter permease subunit yields the protein MERLFTLSLRYRFFTLVAASLVIVIGLWSFSHLTIDAMPDLTPVQVQVLTLSPALGPVEVEQFITFPIEASLSGLPALRELRSVSRYGLSAVTAIFEDRVDIYRARQLVTERLARAMERIPAEYGRPLVGPLTTGLGEVYQFTLKGQGYSPMALRTLLEWEIGMRLRAVPGVVEVNIWGGEPQQFQVIVDPAKLLSYKLSLRQVFEALERNNAIAGGGYIERHREQLLIRGEALATQVADLARIVVAHGPGGVPIYIADLAEVKEASALRIGAATAMGHGETVIGMVQMLAGENAQQVVERVKARVKEIEATLPPGVTIEPYYDRTLLVSQVMRTVRNNLLEGGLLVIAVLFLFLGDLRAGVIVAAAIPLSMLIAFSGMMQAGLSGNLMSLGAIDFGLLVDGSVVMVDSILRRLAKHGAMSREERLNEILAAGRDILRPMTLAVTIIILVYVPILALTGIEGKMFRPMALTVILALAGSLLLAVTVTPLLAFWFVRAPSGRKDTRLFERLRRAYEPCLRWATARPTWVVTPAVGLFVASLGIGAWIGLEFVPRLDEGDLAIQVWRLPSVSLNESVKNALDVERVLRTFPEVVQVVSRTGSPEVATDVMGVELSDVFVNLKPQHEWTTARTREDLIAAMKPAILDAVPGVGLGFTQPIEMRFNELIAGTRSDLAVKIFGPDLDVLRRQAESVARVLETVRGAADVKVEQVAGLPLLRVIVDREQIARYGLTADDVLTLVRTTRVGRVVGTVVQGPRRFDLVVRLADSASADPAALGNLLIPTAQGELVPLSRVAAIRVDTGPAQISREHVQRRIVVENNIRGRDLGSFVAEAQRAVSREVSLPTGYELTWGGQYQHLQEAASRLAIVVSITLLLILGVLSVIFSAMRPALLIFLNVPLALSGGVLALWLRGLPLSISAVIGFIALFGIAVLNGVVLVSHIRQLETEGLSTEDAVRQGAMDRLRPVLMTALVASLGFLPMAVAASMGAEVQRPLATVVIGGLITSTLLTLLVIPAVYGRFCGRRLP from the coding sequence ATGGAACGGCTGTTCACCCTCTCGCTGCGCTACCGATTCTTCACCCTGGTGGCGGCGAGTCTCGTCATCGTCATCGGTCTCTGGTCCTTCAGCCATCTCACCATCGATGCCATGCCCGATCTGACGCCGGTCCAGGTTCAGGTCTTGACCCTTTCACCGGCGCTGGGCCCGGTTGAAGTGGAGCAGTTCATCACCTTTCCCATCGAAGCCTCGCTGAGCGGGCTGCCGGCCCTGCGTGAGCTTCGCTCGGTGTCCCGGTACGGGCTCTCGGCGGTCACGGCCATTTTCGAAGATCGGGTCGACATCTACCGCGCGCGACAGTTGGTCACCGAACGGCTGGCCCGCGCGATGGAGCGTATTCCCGCCGAGTACGGCCGTCCGCTTGTCGGTCCGCTGACGACGGGATTGGGCGAAGTCTATCAGTTCACACTCAAGGGACAGGGCTACAGCCCCATGGCGCTGCGCACGCTGCTTGAGTGGGAGATCGGCATGCGGCTGCGGGCGGTACCCGGCGTGGTGGAAGTCAACATTTGGGGAGGAGAACCGCAACAGTTCCAAGTCATCGTGGATCCGGCCAAGCTCCTGTCCTACAAGCTGTCCCTTCGGCAGGTGTTTGAGGCGCTCGAACGCAACAATGCCATCGCCGGCGGCGGCTATATCGAACGGCACCGCGAGCAACTGCTCATTCGCGGTGAAGCCTTAGCGACACAGGTGGCCGACCTCGCGAGGATCGTAGTCGCGCACGGCCCCGGCGGAGTGCCGATCTACATTGCGGATCTCGCGGAGGTGAAGGAGGCCTCGGCCCTCCGCATCGGCGCGGCGACGGCGATGGGACACGGCGAAACCGTCATCGGCATGGTTCAGATGTTGGCCGGCGAGAATGCGCAGCAGGTGGTTGAGCGGGTCAAGGCCAGAGTCAAAGAGATTGAAGCGACCCTTCCTCCAGGCGTGACCATCGAACCCTACTATGACCGAACGCTGTTGGTGTCGCAGGTGATGCGCACCGTGCGCAACAATCTGCTCGAAGGGGGCTTGCTCGTCATTGCCGTGCTGTTCCTCTTCCTCGGCGATCTCCGGGCAGGCGTGATCGTGGCGGCCGCCATTCCGTTGTCGATGCTGATCGCCTTCAGCGGCATGATGCAGGCGGGCCTCTCCGGCAATCTGATGAGCCTCGGGGCGATCGACTTCGGCTTACTCGTGGATGGTTCGGTCGTGATGGTCGATAGCATCCTCCGGCGATTGGCGAAGCACGGCGCGATGAGCCGGGAGGAGCGATTGAACGAGATCCTGGCGGCCGGCCGCGACATTCTTCGTCCCATGACCCTCGCCGTCACCATCATTATTCTTGTGTACGTGCCGATTCTGGCGCTGACCGGGATCGAGGGGAAAATGTTCCGTCCGATGGCGCTCACCGTTATCCTGGCGCTGGCGGGCTCTCTCCTCCTCGCCGTGACGGTAACGCCTCTGCTCGCCTTCTGGTTTGTGCGGGCTCCGTCAGGACGCAAAGACACTCGCCTGTTCGAACGGCTGCGCCGTGCCTATGAACCCTGTCTTAGGTGGGCGACGGCGCGCCCCACCTGGGTGGTGACGCCGGCGGTCGGGCTGTTTGTCGCGAGTCTCGGAATCGGCGCATGGATCGGCCTGGAGTTTGTGCCTCGGCTCGACGAGGGGGACCTGGCGATTCAAGTCTGGCGATTGCCCAGTGTCTCGCTGAACGAGTCGGTCAAAAATGCCCTGGACGTTGAACGGGTGCTTCGAACGTTTCCGGAAGTCGTACAGGTGGTCAGCAGGACCGGAAGTCCTGAGGTGGCAACCGACGTAATGGGCGTCGAGCTGTCCGATGTGTTCGTCAATCTCAAGCCGCAACACGAATGGACGACGGCCAGGACACGCGAGGATTTGATTGCGGCCATGAAGCCCGCCATTCTCGATGCGGTGCCCGGCGTCGGCCTCGGCTTTACGCAACCGATCGAGATGCGTTTCAACGAGCTCATCGCAGGCACGCGCTCCGACCTCGCGGTCAAGATCTTCGGGCCGGATCTGGACGTGCTCCGGCGGCAGGCCGAATCCGTGGCGCGGGTCTTGGAAACCGTTCGCGGCGCAGCAGACGTCAAAGTCGAGCAGGTGGCAGGCCTTCCGCTGCTGCGCGTGATTGTGGACCGGGAACAGATCGCCCGCTATGGGCTGACGGCAGACGATGTGCTCACCCTTGTGCGAACCACGCGCGTGGGGCGCGTCGTCGGCACCGTGGTGCAAGGCCCTCGCCGCTTCGACCTCGTCGTTCGCTTAGCCGACAGCGCGTCGGCTGATCCTGCGGCATTGGGCAATCTGCTCATCCCGACCGCGCAGGGCGAACTGGTCCCTCTCTCCCGCGTGGCGGCCATCCGGGTGGACACGGGGCCGGCTCAGATCAGCAGAGAACATGTACAGCGGCGCATCGTGGTGGAGAACAACATCCGGGGAAGGGACTTGGGAAGTTTTGTGGCAGAGGCTCAGCGAGCCGTCTCACGGGAGGTCTCGCTCCCCACGGGATACGAATTGACCTGGGGCGGACAGTATCAGCATCTTCAAGAAGCCGCCAGCCGGTTAGCCATAGTCGTGTCCATCACCCTCCTCCTGATTCTCGGCGTGCTGTCGGTGATTTTCAGCGCTATGCGCCCCGCGCTGCTGATTTTCCTCAATGTGCCCTTAGCGTTGTCCGGCGGAGTGCTCGCGCTCTGGCTGCGTGGTCTGCCGCTCAGCATTTCAGCGGTGATCGGATTCATTGCGCTGTTTGGCATTGCGGTGCTCAATGGGGTGGTCCTGGTTAGCCACATCCGGCAACTCGAAACGGAAGGGCTTTCGACGGAAGACGCAGTGAGGCAAGGCGCCATGGATCGACTCCGGCCCGTGCTGATGACCGCACTCGTCGCCAGCCTCGGCTTTCTCCCCATGGCAGTCGCCGCCAGCATGGGCGCCGAAGTCCAGCGGCCCCTCGCCACCGTTGTCATCGGAGGCTTAATCACGTCGACGCTGTTAACGCTGCTCGTCATTCCGGCAGTGTACGGTAGATTCTGCGGGAGACGCCTGCCATAG
- a CDS encoding carboxypeptidase-like regulatory domain-containing protein gives MSGSARRVVARMMMGILLTVWLMGAAQAAAYEETTVTNGGTVKGTVQFSGDIPDPQRFELRRYYDRVYCGALSDGSGYRLLREVSVGEQQGLKDAVVTIEGVFKGKPFEFQETKLEANICQFVPFVSVVRNERPLSVVNLDSVAHDLQFYERDREHIFIMFHRPALTKAGTSDVVRFTGTRREVTMQCGMHPFMQGHGLAVDNPYYAVTGTEGTFAIKDLPAGTYRIKAWHPVLGEREQEVTVVENGSASVGFTFDAK, from the coding sequence ATGTCTGGATCTGCACGTCGAGTTGTGGCGAGGATGATGATGGGGATACTGCTGACGGTGTGGCTGATGGGAGCGGCCCAGGCCGCGGCCTACGAGGAAACGACGGTCACTAACGGAGGGACCGTGAAGGGGACGGTCCAATTTTCCGGTGACATTCCGGATCCTCAGCGGTTCGAGCTGCGACGGTATTATGACCGGGTCTATTGCGGGGCGCTGTCAGACGGGTCGGGCTATCGGCTGCTGCGTGAGGTGTCGGTCGGCGAACAGCAGGGATTGAAAGATGCGGTGGTGACGATTGAAGGTGTGTTCAAGGGCAAGCCGTTCGAATTTCAAGAGACCAAACTCGAAGCGAACATCTGCCAGTTTGTGCCGTTCGTCTCCGTCGTGCGGAACGAGCGCCCGCTCAGCGTCGTCAATCTGGATTCAGTCGCCCACGATTTGCAGTTTTATGAACGGGACCGGGAACATATTTTCATCATGTTTCACCGGCCGGCCCTGACGAAAGCGGGGACGAGCGACGTGGTTCGGTTCACCGGCACCCGGCGCGAGGTCACGATGCAATGTGGGATGCACCCCTTCATGCAGGGACACGGGCTCGCCGTGGACAATCCCTATTATGCCGTCACCGGCACGGAGGGAACGTTCGCGATCAAGGATCTTCCTGCCGGGACCTATCGCATCAAGGCCTGGCATCCGGTCCTCGGCGAGAGAGAACAAGAAGTCACCGTGGTCGAGAATGGGAGCGCGTCGGTTGGATTTACCTTCGACGCGAAATAG
- a CDS encoding multicopper oxidase domain-containing protein: MGVSTKWVRVGMLGLTTCLGLAGTMPAGAVMSHDGHVAVDHNADVATPVHAQAGPVLQDKMSKAIEQIEREVKSKGPFQGAGAHAMQQGVLLVAEDPDKVQVTQGARCPVTAPVRAYDITAMNVEITVNRFGDFYPGYMYALTENVAGVREEETKNKAARDSEDPTFAGGAISNGLQGDLIQPLVIRANQGDCLRITLRNQIENEPTNMIVNGSQMLVASTGKPANAMNPEALVPTGKAGEFEWYIPIDLQEGGRAFHSHASRDQYSLGLLGSIVVEPRGARFLSPFTGEEMKSGWEAMIDLANASDFREFVIFYHEAGDETFRLLDRKGDMLPQRDAHTDTYRPAARLLNYRSEPHGERLEIQAHLVGFADESQGYGSYTFGDPATTVPRSYLGDPAKFRMIGGSEIVHSHHLHGGSIRWARQPGTSKLDPTLSKSGPVKFPPISDTSDRLDVQSIGPSEIYDEVIEGGSGGLQALAGEFVFHCHIPQHYVTGMWGFWRVYNTLQSVGFQTDVMKPLVELPDRKGKIKLSVSSDKLVGTTVDWYGGKKYEITKDKTDWKANPVKVSIKDWVEYMLPPQGLPGKTEDQVKQAQAHDATVVNWKWNGTRAMNEPETPHKWADYVSPTPLQRPAITFDPQTGKLAFPWLRPHLGKRPPFAPNHGGAPWLEPFRVREDGTRSTEPPVPGAQGPWSLCPENAPRKYFNIHSITLPITLKPATPKTAAVVDPIGMIYVLHEEEEEVRKNPKKQVPLVIRGNVHDCVDVVFKNEIPDDARTGWANKINLHPHFFQFDTSASDGPTIGFSYDMSLRAFTMLEDPQPDKGMPLPGNTTLTADTKAGSRSITVKNSSKFHVNTELGVGMDDPKYFEVARIKDIKGNTITFDRPLKYAHKKNDIASVEFIRERWYVDADLGTVYWHDHVFGTDTWGHGLFSAFITEPPRSTYHDPYTGKELRSGPIADIHTLEPVSAHIRGSFREVMMHIMDSNARSAELIMTDNPQARMGAVTVDGPPSHQFPERINKSAMTFLNGGEATTGSGYSMRVEPLSVRLANNPDPSKLFVSGIHGDPGTPLLRSYLGDPILVRALVGSANEVHTWHVTGHWFPMERYATMAMPRSTVHLVIGERYDPAIPAAGGPQKQAGDYLYYSGRASHFAEGSWGIFRVFDELQGDLKPLPSREEIQKSAPSVCSADAPVKAFNVSAIDQVIRYHEGAPGTMEVDLERKMVMENQQGKMYVLDEDRGRVKAGELRPSPLTLHVNVGDCVKINLKNDMAKERAGFHVDMMAFDPKDSFGANVGNNPGDQTIAPGQSKTYTYFAHPEYGELAALIQDWGNVVENPRNGLFGSIIVGPKGSRYRDPVTGHDITMKSSWRADVLVDRTIPGNDNRKNYRDFSLMFQDEDNIVGVSFMPYIQQVAGITAVNYRSEPTAYRMEKGCDVSEVFSCVKTGDTPSTPLLLAHVGDPVAVHVLGAFSEQVQLFTVDGHEWPHEPYMQGADQVSTMEFGGSEVINAYLTGGAGGPNKIVGDYMWKNQRPGFVNAGQWGLFKVLPIDDQRVLPLTPQIPASKKAEFGSDNGTVSRTSLVGR; the protein is encoded by the coding sequence ATGGGTGTATCAACGAAGTGGGTGCGGGTAGGAATGTTGGGACTGACGACCTGTCTTGGGTTGGCCGGGACCATGCCTGCAGGCGCGGTCATGTCGCATGATGGGCATGTCGCCGTCGATCACAATGCGGATGTGGCGACGCCGGTGCATGCGCAGGCCGGTCCGGTGCTGCAGGACAAGATGTCGAAGGCGATCGAGCAGATCGAGCGAGAGGTCAAGAGTAAGGGGCCGTTCCAGGGAGCCGGCGCCCACGCCATGCAGCAGGGTGTGCTGCTGGTGGCGGAGGATCCGGATAAGGTGCAAGTGACGCAGGGCGCTCGTTGCCCGGTGACGGCGCCGGTCCGCGCGTATGACATCACGGCGATGAATGTCGAGATCACCGTGAACCGGTTCGGCGATTTTTATCCGGGCTACATGTATGCGTTGACCGAAAATGTCGCGGGTGTGCGTGAGGAAGAAACGAAGAACAAGGCGGCGCGGGACAGTGAGGATCCGACGTTTGCCGGCGGCGCCATCTCGAACGGGTTGCAGGGCGATCTGATCCAGCCGCTGGTGATTCGGGCGAACCAGGGCGATTGCCTGCGGATTACATTGCGCAATCAGATTGAGAATGAACCCACGAACATGATCGTGAACGGTTCGCAGATGCTCGTGGCCAGCACGGGGAAGCCGGCGAATGCCATGAACCCTGAGGCGCTGGTTCCGACGGGAAAAGCGGGCGAGTTCGAATGGTACATTCCCATCGATTTACAGGAAGGCGGCCGCGCCTTCCATAGCCATGCCAGCCGTGATCAGTACTCTCTAGGCTTGCTGGGATCGATTGTCGTCGAGCCACGCGGGGCCCGGTTCCTCAGCCCGTTTACGGGGGAAGAGATGAAGAGCGGGTGGGAAGCCATGATCGACCTGGCGAACGCCTCGGACTTCCGCGAATTCGTGATTTTCTATCACGAGGCAGGCGACGAGACGTTCCGCTTGTTGGATCGCAAAGGCGACATGTTGCCGCAGCGCGATGCCCATACGGACACCTATCGTCCGGCGGCGCGCTTGCTGAACTATCGCAGTGAGCCGCACGGCGAGCGTTTGGAGATTCAAGCGCATCTGGTGGGATTTGCCGATGAATCACAGGGCTATGGCTCCTACACGTTCGGTGATCCGGCGACGACGGTTCCCCGTTCCTACTTGGGGGATCCGGCCAAGTTCCGCATGATCGGCGGATCCGAAATCGTCCATTCGCATCACTTGCATGGCGGATCGATCCGCTGGGCCAGACAGCCCGGTACGAGCAAGCTCGATCCGACGTTGTCGAAGAGCGGCCCGGTGAAGTTCCCGCCGATCAGCGATACGTCAGACCGGTTGGATGTGCAATCCATCGGTCCGTCCGAGATCTACGATGAAGTCATCGAAGGCGGATCGGGCGGACTCCAGGCGCTGGCGGGTGAGTTCGTCTTCCATTGCCATATCCCCCAGCATTATGTGACCGGCATGTGGGGCTTCTGGCGTGTGTACAACACATTGCAGTCGGTCGGATTCCAGACTGACGTGATGAAGCCGTTGGTGGAGTTGCCCGATCGCAAAGGGAAGATCAAGTTGTCCGTGAGTTCGGACAAGTTGGTCGGCACCACGGTCGATTGGTACGGCGGCAAGAAGTACGAGATCACCAAGGACAAGACGGATTGGAAAGCCAATCCCGTGAAGGTCTCGATCAAGGATTGGGTTGAGTACATGCTGCCGCCGCAGGGCTTGCCGGGTAAGACCGAAGATCAGGTCAAGCAAGCACAAGCGCATGATGCGACCGTGGTGAACTGGAAGTGGAACGGGACGCGGGCGATGAACGAGCCGGAGACGCCGCACAAGTGGGCGGATTATGTTTCGCCGACGCCGTTGCAGCGTCCGGCGATCACGTTCGATCCGCAGACGGGCAAGCTGGCGTTCCCCTGGTTGCGTCCGCACCTCGGGAAGCGGCCTCCGTTTGCGCCCAATCACGGCGGCGCGCCCTGGTTGGAACCGTTCCGTGTCCGTGAAGACGGCACCAGAAGCACGGAGCCTCCTGTGCCGGGCGCGCAGGGGCCCTGGAGTCTCTGTCCTGAAAATGCGCCGAGAAAGTATTTCAATATCCATTCGATCACCTTGCCGATCACCCTCAAGCCGGCGACTCCCAAAACCGCCGCGGTGGTGGATCCGATCGGCATGATCTATGTACTGCATGAAGAGGAAGAAGAAGTCCGCAAGAATCCCAAGAAACAAGTGCCCTTGGTGATTCGCGGGAACGTGCACGATTGCGTGGACGTGGTCTTCAAGAACGAAATCCCGGACGATGCGCGGACCGGATGGGCGAACAAGATCAATCTCCATCCGCACTTCTTCCAGTTCGATACGAGTGCGTCCGACGGTCCGACGATCGGATTCTCGTACGACATGTCGTTGCGAGCCTTCACGATGCTGGAGGATCCGCAACCGGACAAGGGCATGCCCCTGCCCGGCAACACGACGCTGACGGCTGATACGAAAGCCGGTTCACGCAGCATCACGGTGAAGAATTCGTCGAAGTTCCACGTCAATACGGAACTCGGCGTAGGCATGGACGATCCGAAGTATTTCGAGGTCGCGCGGATCAAGGACATCAAGGGCAATACCATTACCTTTGACCGTCCGTTGAAGTACGCGCACAAGAAGAACGACATTGCGAGCGTCGAGTTCATTCGTGAGCGCTGGTATGTCGACGCGGACCTCGGCACAGTCTATTGGCACGATCACGTGTTCGGCACCGATACCTGGGGACATGGTCTGTTCTCAGCGTTCATCACCGAGCCGCCGCGATCGACCTATCATGACCCGTATACCGGAAAAGAACTCCGGAGCGGTCCCATCGCGGACATTCACACCCTGGAGCCGGTCTCGGCCCATATCCGGGGCAGTTTCCGCGAAGTCATGATGCATATCATGGACAGCAATGCCCGGTCGGCGGAGCTGATCATGACCGATAATCCGCAGGCCCGCATGGGGGCGGTCACGGTAGACGGACCTCCGTCGCACCAGTTCCCGGAGCGCATCAACAAGTCGGCGATGACGTTCCTGAACGGCGGCGAAGCCACGACGGGCAGCGGCTACAGCATGCGTGTCGAACCGTTGAGCGTGCGTCTGGCCAACAATCCGGATCCGTCGAAGCTGTTTGTGTCCGGCATTCACGGGGATCCGGGGACGCCGTTGTTGCGGAGCTATCTCGGCGATCCGATCTTGGTGCGGGCGCTGGTCGGGTCGGCCAACGAAGTGCATACCTGGCACGTGACCGGACACTGGTTCCCGATGGAGCGGTACGCCACCATGGCGATGCCGCGCAGTACGGTGCACCTGGTGATCGGTGAACGGTACGACCCGGCGATTCCTGCCGCGGGTGGACCGCAGAAGCAGGCGGGCGACTATCTCTACTACAGCGGCCGCGCGTCCCATTTTGCGGAAGGCAGTTGGGGGATCTTCCGGGTCTTTGATGAACTGCAAGGGGATCTGAAGCCCTTGCCGAGCCGGGAAGAGATTCAGAAGTCCGCGCCGTCGGTCTGCTCGGCAGACGCGCCGGTGAAGGCTTTCAATGTGTCGGCGATCGATCAAGTCATCCGGTATCACGAGGGCGCGCCGGGTACGATGGAAGTCGATCTCGAACGCAAGATGGTCATGGAGAATCAGCAGGGCAAGATGTATGTGCTCGACGAGGATCGTGGACGGGTCAAGGCCGGTGAATTGCGGCCGAGCCCGCTGACGCTGCACGTGAACGTCGGGGATTGCGTGAAGATCAATCTGAAGAACGACATGGCCAAGGAACGGGCCGGATTCCACGTCGATATGATGGCGTTCGATCCGAAAGATTCGTTCGGGGCCAACGTCGGCAACAACCCCGGCGATCAAACGATCGCTCCGGGGCAGAGCAAGACCTACACGTACTTTGCGCATCCGGAGTACGGCGAACTGGCCGCCCTCATCCAGGATTGGGGGAACGTGGTGGAGAATCCACGGAACGGCTTGTTCGGGTCGATCATCGTCGGTCCGAAGGGATCGCGCTACCGCGATCCGGTGACGGGCCACGACATTACGATGAAGAGCAGCTGGCGCGCCGACGTGCTCGTGGATCGGACGATCCCCGGGAACGATAATCGGAAGAACTACCGCGATTTCTCGTTGATGTTCCAGGACGAGGACAACATCGTGGGTGTCAGCTTCATGCCCTACATCCAACAGGTCGCCGGCATCACGGCGGTCAACTACCGGTCTGAGCCGACCGCGTATCGGATGGAAAAGGGCTGCGACGTGTCCGAGGTCTTCAGTTGCGTGAAGACCGGCGACACGCCCTCGACGCCGCTCTTGCTGGCGCATGTGGGCGATCCGGTGGCGGTGCACGTGCTCGGCGCCTTCAGCGAGCAGGTGCAGCTGTTCACCGTGGACGGCCACGAATGGCCGCATGAGCCGTACATGCAGGGTGCCGACCAGGTCAGCACCATGGAGTTCGGCGGGTCAGAAGTCATCAACGCCTATCTGACGGGCGGCGCGGGCGGCCCGAACAAGATCGTCGGCGACTACATGTGGAAGAACCAGCGTCCGGGCTTTGTGAACGCCGGACAATGGGGACTCTTCAAGGTCCTTCCCATCGATGATCAGCGGGTCCTTCCGTTGACTCCACAAATTCCGGCCAGCAAGAAGGCGGAGTTTGGGAGCGACAACGGAACCGTCTCGCGGACATCGCTGGTGGGACGCTAA
- a CDS encoding efflux RND transporter periplasmic adaptor subunit produces the protein MTSRRTLTRMIAAVFLFLAGCGDRGTEPTPHPSASPANMNTAAPRLLQPPAVVRERLRTEPVTLHQIPDLVTAPGEVALDLKQVAKITSRIAGQVEKIHVQLGDRVKSGQPLAAIGSLQLDQLIEEYLVGKAQADVAENSFRRTEQLRADDIVTERKLIEDKGRYLETQARYQHIREKLLNMGLSTAELTALERGRHEESHRYTLTSPIAGTVIAQNAVRGQGVDPGTELFEVVDTSRVWVFANLPIEQARKFKEGDVGTILPTGGAPITAPLTYLAPVADETTRTIRIRFEVANRQHRLKPREYVDVQLTVASPPTPAVPVSAVTMVDNVRGIFVRRETGYVFLPIETGREGGGWVEVKSRLAAGEQAVIDGVFDLKNVLLKEHIGSGEGD, from the coding sequence ATGACATCACGAAGAACGCTAACCAGAATGATCGCGGCAGTCTTCCTGTTTCTTGCAGGGTGCGGAGATCGAGGGACAGAGCCGACACCGCACCCTTCGGCCTCACCCGCCAACATGAACACGGCAGCTCCCCGCCTGCTCCAACCTCCCGCGGTTGTCCGAGAGCGACTGCGAACGGAGCCCGTCACCCTGCACCAGATTCCCGATCTGGTTACAGCTCCCGGGGAAGTCGCGCTGGATTTGAAACAGGTGGCGAAGATTACCTCCCGTATCGCCGGACAGGTTGAAAAGATCCACGTCCAATTGGGCGATCGAGTCAAATCCGGTCAGCCCCTGGCGGCCATCGGCAGCTTGCAGCTCGATCAACTCATCGAAGAATACCTTGTCGGGAAGGCCCAGGCCGATGTCGCCGAGAACAGCTTCCGACGAACGGAACAATTGCGAGCCGACGACATTGTGACCGAGCGGAAGCTCATCGAAGACAAGGGTCGATACTTGGAAACCCAGGCGCGGTACCAGCATATCCGCGAGAAACTCCTGAACATGGGTCTGTCGACGGCGGAGCTGACCGCACTTGAGCGAGGCCGGCATGAAGAGAGTCATCGCTATACGCTGACATCGCCTATCGCCGGAACGGTCATCGCGCAAAATGCCGTGCGCGGTCAGGGGGTGGATCCGGGAACTGAATTATTCGAAGTCGTGGATACGAGCCGAGTCTGGGTCTTTGCCAATCTGCCGATTGAACAGGCCAGAAAATTTAAGGAAGGCGACGTGGGGACTATTCTGCCCACGGGCGGCGCCCCCATCACCGCGCCACTCACCTATCTTGCGCCGGTTGCGGACGAGACGACCCGCACGATTCGAATCCGCTTCGAGGTCGCGAACCGGCAGCACAGGCTGAAGCCGCGAGAGTATGTGGATGTTCAGTTGACCGTGGCGAGTCCGCCGACTCCGGCGGTTCCCGTCTCCGCTGTGACGATGGTGGACAACGTGCGCGGGATCTTCGTCCGGCGCGAGACCGGGTATGTCTTCCTACCGATCGAAACCGGCCGCGAGGGCGGAGGGTGGGTTGAAGTGAAAAGCAGACTGGCGGCGGGCGAGCAGGCGGTGATCGACGGCGTCTTCGACTTGAAGAACGTGCTGCTGAAAGAACACATCGGATCCGGAGAGGGAGACTAA